In Camelus ferus isolate YT-003-E chromosome 10, BCGSAC_Cfer_1.0, whole genome shotgun sequence, the following proteins share a genomic window:
- the BANF1 gene encoding barrier-to-autointegration factor translates to MTTSQKHRDFVAEPMGEKPVGSLAGIGEVLGKKLEERGFDKAYVVLGQFLVLKKDEDLFREWLKDTCGANAKQSRDCFGCLREWCDAFL, encoded by the exons ATGACAACCTCCCAGAAGCACCGAGACTTCGTGGCAGAGCCCATGGGGGAAAAACCAGTGGGAAGCCTGGCCGGGATTGGTGAAGTCCTGGGCAAGAAGCTGGAGGAAAGAGGCTTTGACAAG GCCTATGTGGTCCTTGGCCAGTTTCTGGTTCTAAAGAAAGATGAAGACCTCTTCCGAGAATGGCTGAAGGACACATGCGGTGCCAACGCCAAGCAGTCTCGGGACTGCTTCGGGTGTCTTCGAGAGTGGTGCGACGCCTTCTTGTGA
- the CST6 gene encoding cystatin-M gives MARPSLLLPLGLALLALCLLALPSDARPGDRKVGERQELSPSDPQVQKAVQVAVANYNMGSNSVYYFRDTNVLRAQSQLVAGVKYYLTVEMGSTACQKNAMAGDHIDLTICPLAAEAQQEKLRCDFEILMVPWQNSSRLLKHNCVPV, from the exons ATGGCGCGTCCGAGCCTCCTGCTGCCGCTGGGGCTGGCCCTGCTCGCGCTCTGCCTCCTGGCGCTGCCCAGCGATGCCCGGCCAGGGGACCGCAAGGTCGGAGAACGCCAGGAACTGTCGCCCAGCGACCCGCAGGTGCAGAAGGCGGTGCAGGTGGCCGTGGCCAACTACAACATGGGCAGCAACAGCGTCTACTACTTCCGCGATACCAACGTCCTCCGGGCGCAGAGCCAG CTGGTGGCTGGCGTCAAGTACTACCTGACCGTGGAAATGGGAAGCACAGCCTGCCAGAAGAACGCAATGGCTGGAGACCACATAGACCTCACCATCTGCCCTCTGGCTGCAGAAGCACAGCAGGAG AAGCTGCGCTGTGACTTTGAGATCCTCATGGTTCCCTGGCAGAACTCCTCCCGCCTTCTGAAGCACAACTGTGTGCCTGTGTAG
- the EIF1AD gene encoding probable RNA-binding protein EIF1AD codes for MSQATKRKHVVKEVLGEHMVPSDQQQIVRVLRTPGNNLHEVETAQGQRFLVSMPSKYRKNIWIKRGDFLIVDPIEEGEKVKAEISFVLCKDHVRSLQKDGLWPEAFSQVAEKHSNNRNRQTQPELPAEPQSSGEESSSEDDSDLFVNTNRRQCHESEEESEEEEAA; via the exons ATGTCTCAGGCCACCAAGAGGAAGCACGTGGtgaaggaggtgctgggggagcaCATGGTGCCCTCTGACCAGCAGCAGATCGTGAGG GTACTCAGGACCCCAGGCAACAATTTGCATGAAGTAGAGACAGCCCAGGGGCAGCGCTTCCTGGTGAGCATGCCCTCCAAATACCGGAAGAACATCTGGATCAAGAGAG GGGACTTCCTCATTGTTGACCCTattgaagagggagagaaggtgaAGGCTGAGATCTCCTTTGTGCTCTGCAAAGACCATGTGCGCTCTCTGCAGAAGGACGGGCTCTG GCCTGAGGCCTTCTCCCAAGTGGCTGAGAAACACAGCAACAACAGGAACAG ACAGACTCAGCCAGAACTCCCAGCTGAGCCACAGTCATCAGGAGAAGAGTCTAGCTCTGAAGATGATTCCGACCTTTTTGTTAACACCAACCGTAGACAGTGTCatgagagtgaggaggagagtgaagaggaggaggcagcctga